Proteins found in one Acanthopagrus latus isolate v.2019 chromosome 3, fAcaLat1.1, whole genome shotgun sequence genomic segment:
- the sgce gene encoding epsilon-sarcoglycan isoform X7, translated as MMSTRSAAAVLVWLGTVYIVHAYEAREPNFHERHVRTERSIGWQQSAARYRDVVTILSRSHGDRNVYPSAGVLFVHVLEREYFKGEFPPYPKSGDASNDPITFNTNLMGYPDRPGWLRYIQRTPHSDGVLYGSPTAEHVGKATIIEITAYNRRTFETARHNLVINIMATEEFPLPYQAEFYIKNMNVEEMLASEVLGDFLGAVKNVWQPERLNAINITSALDRGGRVPLPINNLKEGVYVMVGADVPFSSCLREVESPHNQLRCSQEMEPVISCDKKFRAQFHIDWCKISLVDINKVVPIYITRPDPGTGILPEFGEYDPPSESLKARDFFADFLITLAVPSAVALVLFFILGYTMCCRREGVEKRNMQTPDIQLVHHSSIQKSSKELRSMSKNREISWPLSTLPVFNPVSGEVVPPIHPDNYETTSMPLMQTQTNLQNQITIPQQRPSGKWYS; from the exons TTTACATTGTGCATGCCTATGAAGCCAGAGAGCCCAATTTTCATGAGAGACATGTCCGTACGGAGCGATCCATAGGCTGGCAGCAGAGTGCAGCCCGGTACAGAgatg TGGTCACCATCTTGTCAAGATCGCACGGAGACCGTAACGTCTACCCGTCTGCAGGGGTTCTGTTCGTCCACGTTCTGGAGAGAGAGTACTTCAAAGGAGAGTTTCCTCCGTACCCAAAATCAG GTGACGCCAGCAATGACCCGATCACTTTCAACACCAACCTGATGGGTTACCCCGACCGGCCCGGCTGGCTGCGCTACATCCAGAGGACTCCACACAGCGACGGCGTGCTCTACGGCTCCCCCACCGCAGAGCACGTTGGCAAGGCCACCATCATAGAG ATTACTGCCTATAACAGACGCACTTTTGAGACGGCGCGGCACAACTTGGTCATAAACATCATGGCTACAGAAG AGTTTCCGCTGCCCTACCAGGCGGAGTTCTACATCAAAAACATGAACGTGGAGGAGATGCTGGCCAGCGAGGTGCTGGGAGACTTCCTGGGAGCGGTGAAGAACGTATGGCAGCCGGAGCGTCTCAATGCCATCAACATCACCTCGGCGCTGGACCGCGGTGGCCGAGTGCCTCTGCCCATCAACAACCTGAAGGAAGG TGTATATGTGATGGTTGGTGCTGACGTTCCCTTCTCGTCGTGCCTACGAGAGGTGGAGAGTCCACATAACCAACTGCGCTGCAGTCAGGAGATGGAGCCTGTCATCAGCTGTGACAAGAAGTTCAGAGCTCAGTTTCACATCGATTGGTGCAAAATCTCTCTG GTCGACATCAACAAAGTGGTTCCGATATACATTACCCGTCCAGACCCGGGCACCGGGATCCTGCCTGAGTTTGGggagtacgaccccccctccGAGTCCCTGAAGGCTCGAGACTTCTTTGCAGACTTCCTGATCACGCTGGCTGTTCCCTCCGCTGTGGCACTagtcctcttcttcatcctcgGCTACACTATGTGCTGCAGACGGGAAGGGGT ggaaaaaagaaacatgcaaACACCAGA caTCCAGCTGGTTCACCACAGCTCCATCCAGAAGTCCAGCAAGGAGCTGCGGAGCATGTCTAAGAACCGGGAGATCTCGTGGCCTCTCTCCACGCTGCCCGTCTTCAACCCGGTCAGTGGCGAGGTGGTGCCGCCCATCCACCCCGACAACTATGAGACCACCAGCATGCCCCTCATGCAGACGCAGAC GAATCTGCAAAACCAGATTACGATACCACAGCAGCGGCCATCAG GTAAATGGTATTCCTGA
- the sgce gene encoding epsilon-sarcoglycan isoform X8 — MMSTRSAAAVLVWLGTVYIVHAYEAREPNFHERHVRTERSIGWQQSAARYRDVVTILSRSHGDRNVYPSAGVLFVHVLEREYFKGEFPPYPKSGDASNDPITFNTNLMGYPDRPGWLRYIQRTPHSDGVLYGSPTAEHVGKATIIEITAYNRRTFETARHNLVINIMATEEFPLPYQAEFYIKNMNVEEMLASEVLGDFLGAVKNVWQPERLNAINITSALDRGGRVPLPINNLKEGVYVMVGADVPFSSCLREVESPHNQLRCSQEMEPVISCDKKFRAQFHIDWCKISLVDINKVVPIYITRPDPGTGILPEFGEYDPPSESLKARDFFADFLITLAVPSAVALVLFFILGYTMCCRREGVEKRNMQTPDIQLVHHSSIQKSSKELRSMSKNREISWPLSTLPVFNPVSGEVVPPIHPDNYETTSMPLMQTQTNLQNQITIPQQRPSVCP; from the exons TTTACATTGTGCATGCCTATGAAGCCAGAGAGCCCAATTTTCATGAGAGACATGTCCGTACGGAGCGATCCATAGGCTGGCAGCAGAGTGCAGCCCGGTACAGAgatg TGGTCACCATCTTGTCAAGATCGCACGGAGACCGTAACGTCTACCCGTCTGCAGGGGTTCTGTTCGTCCACGTTCTGGAGAGAGAGTACTTCAAAGGAGAGTTTCCTCCGTACCCAAAATCAG GTGACGCCAGCAATGACCCGATCACTTTCAACACCAACCTGATGGGTTACCCCGACCGGCCCGGCTGGCTGCGCTACATCCAGAGGACTCCACACAGCGACGGCGTGCTCTACGGCTCCCCCACCGCAGAGCACGTTGGCAAGGCCACCATCATAGAG ATTACTGCCTATAACAGACGCACTTTTGAGACGGCGCGGCACAACTTGGTCATAAACATCATGGCTACAGAAG AGTTTCCGCTGCCCTACCAGGCGGAGTTCTACATCAAAAACATGAACGTGGAGGAGATGCTGGCCAGCGAGGTGCTGGGAGACTTCCTGGGAGCGGTGAAGAACGTATGGCAGCCGGAGCGTCTCAATGCCATCAACATCACCTCGGCGCTGGACCGCGGTGGCCGAGTGCCTCTGCCCATCAACAACCTGAAGGAAGG TGTATATGTGATGGTTGGTGCTGACGTTCCCTTCTCGTCGTGCCTACGAGAGGTGGAGAGTCCACATAACCAACTGCGCTGCAGTCAGGAGATGGAGCCTGTCATCAGCTGTGACAAGAAGTTCAGAGCTCAGTTTCACATCGATTGGTGCAAAATCTCTCTG GTCGACATCAACAAAGTGGTTCCGATATACATTACCCGTCCAGACCCGGGCACCGGGATCCTGCCTGAGTTTGGggagtacgaccccccctccGAGTCCCTGAAGGCTCGAGACTTCTTTGCAGACTTCCTGATCACGCTGGCTGTTCCCTCCGCTGTGGCACTagtcctcttcttcatcctcgGCTACACTATGTGCTGCAGACGGGAAGGGGT ggaaaaaagaaacatgcaaACACCAGA caTCCAGCTGGTTCACCACAGCTCCATCCAGAAGTCCAGCAAGGAGCTGCGGAGCATGTCTAAGAACCGGGAGATCTCGTGGCCTCTCTCCACGCTGCCCGTCTTCAACCCGGTCAGTGGCGAGGTGGTGCCGCCCATCCACCCCGACAACTATGAGACCACCAGCATGCCCCTCATGCAGACGCAGAC GAATCTGCAAAACCAGATTACGATACCACAGCAGCGGCCATCAG TCTGTCCTTAG